A genome region from Oncorhynchus gorbuscha isolate QuinsamMale2020 ecotype Even-year linkage group LG26, OgorEven_v1.0, whole genome shotgun sequence includes the following:
- the LOC124016434 gene encoding tetraspanin-1-like: MCCSGFLKIMMFIFNGAIFLAGVAILAVGVWVKVDSGSLLGVLDNIKDVPAELGQLANVAYLLMGVGGVLLIMGFLGCCGAMKESRCMLMLFFIIILIIFIAEVAGCVVVLVFQPLAKEVLEDLSEKVVDSIQRDYGKDESLTSLWNGTMEQFKCCGYRNYTDFDGSPFQENPTNPTYPPTCCSKTETCTAAAAERSNVIGCFTMMLNLIEDNAVIIGAVGLGIAALEIAAMVVSMVLYQQIGNK; encoded by the exons ATGTGTTGCTCCGGGTTTCTCAAGATTATGATGTTCATCTTCAATGGAGCCATCTTT TTGGCAGGTGTGGCCATCCTGGCAGTGGGGGTGTGGGTGAAGGTGGACAGTGGCTCTCTACTGGGAGTACTAGACAACATTAAGGACGTCCCAGCAGAACTGGGCCAGCTGGCTAACGTGGCTTACCTGCTCATGGGGGTCGGAGGGGTCCTGCTTATCATGGGCTTCCTAGGGTGCTGTGGAGCCATGAAGGAGTCCAGGTGTATGCTGATGCTG TTCTTCATCATCATCCTGATCATATTCATTGCAGAGGTGGCTGGGTGCGTGGTGGTCCTCGTCTTCCAACCACTG GCTAAGGAAGTTCTTGAGGACCTTAGTGAGAAGGTTGTTGACAGCATTCAAAGAGACTATGGGAAGGATGAGAGCCTGACGTCACTATGGAATGGTACCATGGAACAG TTCAAGTGCTGTGGATACCGCAATTACACAGACTTCGATGGATCCCCTTTCCAAGAGAACCCAACTAACCCTACGTACCCACCAACATGTTGTAGTAAAACTGAAACCTGtacagctgctgctgctgaaCGCTCG AATGTCATTGGCTGCTTTACCATGATGCTGAACCTGATAGAGGACAACGCTGTCATCATTGGAGCTGTTGGACTGGGCATCGCTGCGCTTGAG ATTGCTGCCATGGTGGTGTCAATGGTTCTCTACCAACAGATTGGTAACAAGTAG
- the LOC124015313 gene encoding ras-related protein Rab-3D-like, whose product MALASDPGAGQQQTQAQKDAADQNFDYMFKLLIIGNSSVGKTSLLFRYADDSFTSAFVSTVGIDFKVKTVYRNEKRVKLQIWDTAGQERYRTITTAYYRGAMGFLLMYDITNQDSFYAVQDWATQIKTYSWDNAQVILVGNKADLEDDRLVPAEDGQRLADELGFQFFEASAKDNINVKQVFERLVDVICEKMSESVNGEPSPLANHKGPSLQDTPPDKGGCSC is encoded by the exons ATGGCGCTGGCGAGCGACCCCGGTGCCGGCCAGCAGCAGACCCAGGCCCAGAAGGATGCCGCGGACCAGAACTTTGACTACATGTTCAAGCTGCTGATCATCGGCAACAGCAGCGTGGGGAAGACCAGCTTACTCTTCCGCTACGCTGATGACTCCTTTACCTCTGCCTTCGTCTCCACCGTGGGCATCGACTTCAAGGTTAAGACGGTCTACCGCAACGAGAAGAGGGTCAAGCTACAGATCTGG gacacGGCGGGCCAGGAGCGTTACAGGACCATCACCACAGCCTACTACAGAGGAGCCATGGGCTTCCTGCTGATGTATGACATCACCAACCAGGACTCCTTCTACGCTGTGCAGGACTG GGCGACCCAGATCAAGACGTACTCGTGGGACAACGCCCAGGTGATCCTGGTGGGGAACAAGGCTGACCTGGAGGACGACAGGCTGGTACCAGCGGAGGACGGACAGAGACTGGCTGATGAACTGG gGTTCCAGTTCTTCGAGGCCAGCGCCAAAGACAACATCAACGTGAAGCAGGTGTTCGAGCGTCTCGTCGACGTCATCTGCGAGAAGATGAGCGAGAGCGTGAATGGGGAGCCCAGCCCATTGGCCAATCACAAGGGCCCCAGCCTGCAGGACACGCCCCCAGACAAGGGTGGCTGCTCCTGCTGA
- the LOC124015314 gene encoding mitochondrial cardiolipin hydrolase-like, with protein sequence MSVVQMVKIVGLGAVALTLSVEWLGWLFCRLWPRKISRGPLKEVFFFPTEVACTERLFTPNSPFPCPCPLPHNINTSFTRLLGHILSASSSLDLCVFAFTNLDLSRAVLALHTRGIPIRILTDMDYTLITGSQIGAIRRAGICVRCDSGAVHMHHKFAVVDGRRLITGSLNWTLTAIQSNKENILVTEEPDLVLPFITEFQRLWDVNDPARRHLLSIAEKPASLVL encoded by the exons ATGTCAGTGGTTCAGATGGTGAAGATCGTGGGTCTGGGGGCTGTGGCCCTCACTCTCAGTGtggagtggttgggctggctctTCTGTCGTCTCTGGCCCAGGAAAATATCCAGAGGGCCCCTGAAAGAAGTCTTCTTTTTCCCTACAGAGGTCGCCTGCACGGAGCGTCTCTTCACTCCTAACTCACCATT CCCCTGCCCCTGTCCTTTACCCCACAACATCAACACCTCCTTCACCCGTCTCCTGGgccacatcctgtctgcctcctcctccttggACCTGTGTGTGTTCGCCTTCACCAACCTGGACCTGAGCCGGGCCGTGCTGGCCCTCCACACCAGGGGCATCCCCATCCGTATCCTCACTGACATGGACTACACCCTCATCACCGGCTCCCAGATAGGGGCCATCCGCAGAGCAG GCATCTGTGTGAGGTGTGACTCCGGCGCCGTCCACATGCACCACAAGTTCGCCGTGGTGGACGGCCGGCGCCTAATCACCGGCTCCCTGAACTGGACGCTGACAGCCATCCAGAGCAACaaagagaacatcctggtcacgGAGGAACCGGACCTAGTCCTGCCCTTCATCACTGAGTTCCAGAGGCTCTGGGATGTCAATGACCCGGCTAGGAGACACCTGCTGTCCATCGCTGAGAAACCTGCTAGTTTAGtactatag